From the genome of Mycoplasma anserisalpingitidis, one region includes:
- a CDS encoding BspA family leucine-rich repeat surface protein: protein MQFKPTTKEELRELIKNEEICLGEINTELITDMSKLFLNIKRKNYNGIEKWNTSNVTNMSFMFDSCHNFNQPLNFDTSNVTDMSFMFCECRNFNQPLNFNTSNVTNMSSMFYGCHNFNQPLNFNTSNVANMSSMFYDCHNFNQPLNFNTSNVANMSSMFYDCHNFNQPLNFNTSNATDMSFMFFGCYNFNQALNFDTSNATNISSIFSYCHNFNQFINFNTSNVIDMSLMFSYCHNFNQFINFDTSNVTNMSFMFYECCNFNKPINFDTSKVIDMSNMFFGCQNFNQPLNFDTSNVTNMSEMFSYCYNFNQVLNFNTSKVEEMTDMFSGCISLLKNKLKK, encoded by the coding sequence ATGCAATTTAAGCCAACAACTAAGGAAGAATTAAGAGAATTAATTAAAAATGAAGAAATTTGCTTAGGTGAAATCAATACCGAGCTAATTACAGATATGTCTAAATTGTTCCTAAATATCAAACGAAAGAATTATAATGGAATAGAAAAATGAAATACCTCCAACGTTACAAACATGTCCTTTATGTTTGATAGTTGTCATAACTTTAATCAACCATTAAACTTTGATACCTCAAACGTTACAGACATGTCCTTTATGTTTTGTGAATGTCGTAACTTCAACCAACCATTAAACTTTAATACCTCAAACGTTACAAATATGTCTTCCATGTTTTATGGTTGTCATAACTTCAACCAACCATTAAACTTTAATACCTCAAACGTCGCAAACATGTCTTCAATGTTTTATGATTGTCATAACTTCAACCAACCATTAAACTTTAATACCTCAAACGTCGCAAACATGTCTTCAATGTTTTATGATTGTCATAACTTCAACCAACCATTAAACTTTAATACCTCAAACGCTACAGACATGTCCTTTATGTTTTTTGGATGTTACAACTTCAACCAAGCCTTAAACTTCGATACCTCAAACGCTACAAATATTAGTTCAATATTTTCTTATTGCCACAATTTTAACCAGTTCATAAACTTTAATACCTCAAACGTTATAGACATGTCTTTGATGTTTTCTTATTGCCACAATTTTAACCAGTTCATAAACTTCGATACCTCAAACGTTACAAACATGTCCTTTATGTTTTATGAATGTTGCAACTTCAATAAACCTATAAACTTTGATACTTCAAAAGTTATAGATATGTCTAATATGTTTTTCGGTTGTCAAAACTTTAACCAACCCTTGAACTTTGATACCTCAAACGTCACAAATATGTCCGAGATGTTTTCTTATTGTTACAACTTCAACCAGGTCTTAAACTTTAATACTTCAAAAGTCGAAGAGATGACCGATATGTTTTCTGGATGCATAAGTTTACTCAAGAACAAATTGAAAAAATAA
- the dcm gene encoding DNA (cytosine-5-)-methyltransferase, with translation MPKIRVFEAFAGIGAQHKSIKKINKKNYNTKFQVVGISDWYVSANIAYSVIHHNLTVDTVNEILKKYNMDSLEDKIRYWKSNDFSIDSKRISKKIPKNIEVLNYLVAANLLSNNYSNIKEFSGETLSKLKIDLLTYSFPCQGLSAANMGRSLGIMNQNSTSHLVWEVDRILDEAKEKPKYLLLENVKMLVTKYKNEYQKWIQKLEEHGYKTFTWVFNANNHNSLQKRERVFALSVLKDIKTPFDNDIEFAYYVRNIKNNTTKNNLEKQYKEILDVTNEKYPDEALEALIPDTPSRYKMITDNKCLSDLVLAKKNSYRINTLTTKQDRNPNVGVIYFKNNVKNKLQHRFITPREAFKIMGFEDKDFNLIKPFIEQNIINHNQLYLMAGNSIDVNVLEDIFETIVKIEELNNEK, from the coding sequence ATGCCTAAAATAAGAGTTTTTGAAGCTTTTGCAGGTATAGGAGCCCAACATAAATCAATTAAAAAAATAAATAAAAAAAATTACAATACTAAGTTTCAAGTTGTTGGAATTAGTGATTGATATGTAAGCGCTAATATCGCTTACTCTGTAATACACCATAATTTAACCGTTGATACCGTAAATGAAATATTGAAAAAGTATAACATGGATAGTTTAGAAGACAAAATAAGGTATTGAAAATCTAATGATTTTTCAATAGATTCAAAAAGGATATCTAAAAAAATCCCAAAGAATATTGAAGTATTAAATTATTTAGTTGCAGCCAACCTACTTTCAAACAATTACTCAAACATCAAGGAATTTAGCGGCGAAACATTAAGTAAACTAAAAATAGATCTATTGACATATTCATTTCCATGCCAAGGACTTAGCGCTGCAAATATGGGTCGTTCATTAGGTATAATGAATCAAAATTCAACAAGTCATTTAGTATGAGAAGTAGATCGAATACTTGACGAAGCGAAAGAAAAACCTAAATATCTATTGCTAGAAAATGTCAAGATGTTAGTAACGAAGTATAAAAATGAATATCAAAAATGAATTCAAAAATTGGAAGAGCACGGATACAAAACATTCACATGAGTTTTTAACGCCAATAATCATAACTCTCTACAAAAAAGGGAAAGAGTTTTTGCATTAAGTGTATTAAAAGATATCAAAACGCCATTTGACAATGATATTGAATTTGCTTATTATGTACGAAACATTAAAAATAATACTACTAAAAATAATCTTGAAAAACAATATAAAGAAATATTAGATGTAACAAACGAAAAGTATCCCGATGAGGCTCTAGAAGCATTGATACCAGATACCCCAAGTCGATATAAAATGATCACAGATAACAAATGTTTATCAGATTTAGTTTTGGCGAAAAAAAACTCATATCGCATCAATACTTTAACAACAAAACAAGATCGTAATCCTAATGTTGGAGTTATTTATTTTAAGAATAATGTAAAAAATAAATTACAACATCGTTTTATTACTCCGAGAGAAGCTTTCAAAATCATGGGATTTGAAGATAAGGATTTTAATTTAATAAAACCATTTATAGAACAAAATATAATAAATCACAACCAACTTTATCTCATGGCTGGTAATTCAATAGATGTAAATGTGCTTGAAGATATTTTTGAAACCATAGTAAAAATTGAGGAATTAAATAATGAAAAATAA
- a CDS encoding dUTP diphosphatase, whose translation MNFSDIFNKQLELDKKLTLKAFELNPNFSKVDLEKRKLIALHVELGEFANEIETFKYWKKTRNLNIDFIYEEFADLIHFLVSFGNDYNLQTSINPRVISDDINEQLIATFNAISDATKQLDKEKIYIIFELVLGLAKLYGLEEDEIVKWYEIKNEKNHQRIKTNY comes from the coding sequence ATGAATTTTAGCGATATATTTAATAAGCAATTAGAATTAGACAAAAAGTTAACTTTAAAAGCTTTTGAATTAAACCCTAATTTTAGTAAAGTTGATCTTGAAAAAAGAAAATTAATTGCTTTGCATGTTGAACTAGGTGAGTTTGCTAACGAAATTGAAACATTTAAATATTGAAAGAAAACAAGAAATTTAAACATAGATTTCATTTATGAGGAATTTGCAGATTTAATACATTTTTTAGTTTCGTTTGGTAATGATTATAACTTACAAACATCAATTAACCCAAGAGTTATTAGTGACGATATAAATGAACAATTAATAGCAACTTTTAATGCTATTTCTGATGCTACAAAACAGTTAGATAAGGAAAAAATATATATTATATTTGAATTAGTTTTAGGTCTTGCAAAACTTTATGGTTTAGAAGAGGATGAAATAGTTAAATGATATGAAATTAAAAACGAAAAAAACCATCAAAGAATAAAAACGAATTATTAG
- a CDS encoding DUF262 domain-containing protein — MKNNISIIKNNNYFKYHIIGTSLNSYINDKFYKLLIEYIDSKQNNGLIYSKNKANKKTVSEDLRKWLSKSSYATFEQFKKCCLYFELIYEEKDELYISEKIIKISNEDEIEKIKLSFDKHLLETWNSKINEFYSFLQHKCEDNSTDIDKVWLDEYSTTFSLLMDNNIDNLKFKDQVLSLGSFNYFDGKNRYWNLRIDFKDENYTDIVEKIKNSATNLLALASLNKTYEAKEEIFSSNLRAKIDSLSKINWKFNVDDFKQKYHIQNIEVKNLNVHDYFERSFVNISTINVPVYQRNYVWDFNIIKVLLDDIKNIKVDKKEHFISIIIFSHDIYENSYSIIDGQQRTTTLLLISFAIYIYYVNNIDIENEEFKKIPDLFNKMFGTHSRVITEKFKNLSDSCSYEQFNKIIDLDPEMDKNDNKDNLLRNNLIEIYNWIKTNYDNNMVEFEEFVNSFLFHVKLALIVLPNINGYSYFEKLNTLGVKLNDIDLLKSLFYSYLKEGMNLQNEETINKELKKIDEDFFNYFRKNNSNEVDKDKLEHFITFLLLEKGYSKKQIDDLMDSKISPSYKVFSHLLGENTKKSPKEKIDEILYLSKIYNLINAKKIKSDKNEKINNYFEILEELDSSSIDVETLKIIFHYIFSISQGGRRTVFTYLIYQIIKRFCIKNKSNNLEELIRWLFEIQRFNFIWKTSFFGGQSIQWKLNKIAEEIKSDGLNSLESFRGKLFELNIFKNASYDTINQALKYNLMQEKINKKILSSTNKDKLELLFNITYFLRTMEAQDVIGLKNILKNINSIYENNPTYEHIQAKKSDFWNSKSDEERILVESIGNGTILEKSLNSSAGKKELKDKLNVVNTSDYNCTLKGLKCAWEKVIPEIIVYYDDDHSANKNYNKNDILIDISYFIKNSKHANDKDTNKIDQFDVMQINRREERILNILWNMYHL; from the coding sequence ATGAAAAATAATATTTCAATAATAAAAAATAACAATTATTTTAAATATCATATTATAGGAACATCCTTAAATTCTTATATAAATGATAAGTTTTATAAATTGTTAATAGAATACATTGATTCTAAACAAAATAATGGATTAATTTATTCAAAGAATAAAGCGAATAAAAAAACAGTTAGTGAAGATTTAAGAAAATGGTTAAGTAAAAGTAGTTATGCAACCTTTGAACAATTTAAAAAATGTTGTCTTTATTTTGAATTGATTTATGAGGAAAAAGACGAACTTTATATATCTGAAAAAATAATAAAAATTTCAAATGAAGATGAAATAGAAAAAATTAAATTGTCCTTTGATAAACATTTATTAGAAACATGAAACTCCAAAATTAATGAGTTCTATTCATTTTTACAACATAAATGCGAAGATAATTCAACCGATATTGACAAGGTATGGTTGGACGAATACTCTACAACTTTTAGTTTATTAATGGATAATAATATAGATAATTTGAAATTTAAAGATCAAGTACTTTCTTTGGGAAGTTTTAACTATTTCGATGGTAAAAATAGATATTGAAACCTAAGGATAGATTTTAAGGATGAGAATTACACTGATATTGTCGAAAAAATTAAAAATAGCGCTACTAATTTGCTAGCACTTGCTTCATTGAATAAAACATATGAAGCAAAAGAAGAAATTTTTAGTTCTAATTTAAGAGCGAAAATAGATTCTTTATCAAAAATAAATTGAAAATTTAATGTAGATGATTTTAAACAAAAATATCATATTCAAAATATTGAAGTTAAAAATCTCAATGTTCATGATTATTTCGAACGTAGTTTTGTTAATATCAGCACTATTAACGTACCTGTTTACCAAAGAAATTATGTTTGAGATTTTAATATTATTAAGGTATTATTAGATGACATAAAAAACATTAAAGTAGATAAAAAGGAACACTTTATTTCGATTATTATTTTCTCGCATGATATTTATGAAAATTCTTATTCGATTATCGATGGGCAACAAAGAACAACTACATTATTATTGATATCTTTCGCTATTTACATATATTATGTAAATAATATTGATATAGAGAATGAAGAATTTAAGAAAATACCTGATTTATTTAACAAAATGTTCGGGACACATTCACGAGTGATTACTGAAAAATTTAAAAACTTAAGCGATTCTTGTTCTTATGAGCAATTTAATAAAATTATTGATTTGGATCCAGAAATGGACAAAAATGATAATAAAGATAATTTATTAAGAAACAATCTTATTGAAATATATAACTGAATAAAGACTAATTACGATAACAATATGGTTGAGTTTGAAGAATTTGTCAATTCGTTTTTGTTTCATGTAAAATTAGCGTTAATAGTCTTACCTAATATCAATGGTTATTCTTATTTTGAAAAATTGAATACATTGGGTGTAAAACTAAATGATATTGATTTACTGAAATCTTTGTTTTATTCTTATTTGAAGGAGGGAATGAATTTACAAAATGAAGAAACCATTAATAAAGAATTAAAAAAAATTGATGAAGACTTTTTCAATTATTTTAGAAAGAATAATTCAAATGAAGTTGATAAAGATAAACTCGAACATTTTATAACATTTTTACTGTTGGAGAAAGGATATAGTAAAAAACAAATCGACGATTTAATGGATTCTAAAATTTCACCTTCTTATAAAGTTTTTAGTCATTTGTTAGGTGAAAATACAAAAAAATCTCCTAAAGAGAAGATTGATGAAATTTTGTATTTATCTAAAATTTACAATCTTATCAATGCTAAGAAAATTAAAAGTGATAAAAATGAAAAAATTAACAACTATTTTGAAATTTTAGAAGAATTAGATTCTAGTTCAATTGATGTGGAGACATTAAAAATAATTTTTCATTATATTTTTTCAATATCTCAAGGTGGAAGAAGAACAGTTTTCACTTATTTAATTTATCAAATCATCAAGCGTTTTTGTATTAAAAACAAGTCAAATAATTTAGAAGAATTAATACGTTGATTATTCGAAATTCAAAGATTCAATTTTATTTGAAAAACTTCATTCTTTGGCGGGCAATCTATTCAATGAAAGTTAAATAAAATAGCTGAAGAAATTAAAAGTGATGGATTAAATTCTCTAGAATCCTTTAGAGGCAAATTATTCGAGTTGAATATTTTCAAAAATGCATCTTACGATACAATTAATCAAGCGTTAAAATATAATTTAATGCAAGAAAAAATAAATAAAAAAATTTTATCTAGCACAAATAAAGATAAATTGGAGTTATTATTTAACATTACATATTTTCTTAGAACAATGGAAGCACAAGATGTTATAGGACTAAAAAATATACTAAAAAATATAAATTCAATTTATGAAAACAATCCTACTTATGAGCATATACAAGCTAAGAAAAGTGATTTTTGAAATTCTAAGAGTGATGAAGAACGTATTTTGGTTGAATCAATTGGTAACGGAACGATTTTAGAAAAATCATTAAATTCAAGCGCAGGTAAAAAAGAATTAAAAGATAAACTTAATGTAGTTAATACTAGTGATTATAATTGCACATTGAAAGGTCTTAAATGTGCATGAGAAAAGGTTATTCCTGAAATTATTGTATATTATGATGACGATCATAGTGCTAATAAAAACTATAATAAAAACGATATTTTAATAGATATAAGTTATTTTATTAAAAATTCAAAACACGCTAATGATAAAGATACAAATAAAATCGATCAATTCGATGTTATGCAAATAAACCGAAGAGAAGAAAGAATATTAAATATATTATGAAATATGTATCATCTTTAA
- a CDS encoding helix-turn-helix domain-containing protein, whose amino-acid sequence MKEIAEMLKRSVSTISREVKRNSNIYVEYDATYANKKTKIRKCY is encoded by the coding sequence TTAAAAGAAATTGCAGAAATGTTAAAAAGATCTGTAAGTACAATCTCTAGAGAAGTTAAACGAAATTCAAATATCTATGTAGAATATGATGCTACATACGCTAATAAAAAAACTAAAATTAGAAAATGCTATTAA
- a CDS encoding IS1634 family transposase — MQVLWYDTTTAYFESFSRIGIRVPGFSKDGKFKEDQVVIGLITDENGIPLHYKLFPGNTTDSKTFIHFMLEMKRVYEIEKVVIVCDKGMSTNANIRFLEAHGIDYIISYRMKAGSKKVKEYVLKQDDYVNYGGDFKYKEQTYFSTWQNGRKNDKVRRRIISYSSSRASKDRKDRENLVNNFYKKAKNGMVSASDLKSETKNYLLLFIKSFKRQKR, encoded by the coding sequence TTACAAGTTCTTTGATATGACACAACAACTGCTTATTTTGAATCATTTTCAAGAATAGGAATAAGAGTACCTGGTTTTTCTAAAGATGGAAAATTTAAAGAAGATCAAGTAGTTATTGGTTTAATTACAGATGAAAACGGAATTCCATTGCATTATAAATTGTTCCCCGGAAATACAACTGATTCAAAAACTTTCATTCATTTTATGCTTGAGATGAAAAGAGTTTATGAAATTGAAAAAGTTGTAATTGTTTGTGATAAAGGGATGAGTACAAACGCTAACATTAGATTTTTAGAAGCACACGGTATTGACTATATCATTTCATATCGTATGAAAGCAGGAAGTAAAAAAGTCAAGGAATACGTCTTAAAACAAGATGACTACGTTAATTATGGTGGAGATTTTAAGTATAAGGAACAAACATATTTTTCAACTTGACAAAATGGTAGAAAAAACGATAAAGTGAGACGAAGAATTATCTCTTACTCTTCATCAAGAGCTTCAAAAGACAGAAAAGATAGAGAAAATTTAGTCAATAACTTCTATAAAAAAGCTAAAAACGGAATGGTTTCAGCTTCTGATTTAAAAAGTGAGACGAAGAATTATCTCTTACTCTTCATCAAGAGCTTCAAAAGACAGAAAAGATAG
- a CDS encoding transposase: protein MRRRIISYSSSRASKDRKDRENLVNNFYKKAKNGMVSASDLNSIKKYKFFQKVNEDTLYKLNYDKIEEDEQFDGYYIYETSLLNISPSEIISIYQKQWQIEENFRVLKGTLELRPMFVWTYKHIEAYVLLSFLALVVLKYAIIQLDQLALKDSGLVEKTSVMKFIEILKTAIKISKEVNNEVISVEYDNSRKLNENLRYYETLITKYL from the coding sequence GTGAGACGAAGAATTATCTCTTACTCTTCATCAAGAGCTTCAAAAGACAGAAAAGATAGAGAAAATTTAGTCAATAACTTCTATAAAAAAGCTAAAAACGGAATGGTTTCAGCTTCTGATTTAAATTCAATTAAAAAATATAAATTCTTCCAAAAAGTTAATGAAGACACATTATACAAATTGAATTACGACAAAATTGAAGAAGACGAACAATTTGATGGATATTACATTTATGAAACATCTTTATTAAACATATCTCCAAGTGAAATTATTTCAATTTATCAAAAACAATGACAAATAGAAGAAAATTTTAGAGTTCTTAAAGGTACTTTGGAGTTAAGACCAATGTTTGTTTGAACTTACAAGCACATAGAAGCATACGTTTTATTATCTTTTTTAGCTTTAGTTGTGCTTAAATATGCAATTATTCAATTAGATCAATTAGCATTAAAAGACAGTGGTTTAGTTGAAAAAACTTCTGTTATGAAATTTATAGAGATTCTTAAAACAGCAATCAAAATTAGTAAAGAAGTAAACAATGAAGTTATTTCTGTAGAATATGATAATTCAAGGAAATTAAATGAAAATTTAAGATACTATGAAACATTAATAACTAAATATTTATAA